In Natronocella acetinitrilica, a single window of DNA contains:
- a CDS encoding DUF1475 family protein, with amino-acid sequence MIAGLRLFFAAVLVAMVAIILFASADRGIGEALADLGRDPWVQAALMDAYFGFLTIWLWMAYKEPTWLRRIGWLIAVLLTGNVAIAIYLLIQLFSLRPGDGIEALLLRRDRADAA; translated from the coding sequence ATGATCGCCGGTCTGCGGCTCTTTTTTGCTGCGGTTCTGGTGGCGATGGTCGCCATTATCCTGTTTGCCAGTGCTGATCGCGGCATTGGTGAAGCGCTGGCTGACCTGGGCCGCGACCCCTGGGTGCAGGCCGCACTCATGGATGCGTACTTCGGCTTTCTAACCATCTGGTTGTGGATGGCCTATAAGGAACCCACCTGGCTGCGCCGGATCGGCTGGCTGATCGCGGTACTCCTGACGGGCAACGTGGCCATCGCGATCTATCTCCTGATTCAGCTGTTTTCCCTGCGTCCGGGCGACGGCATCGAGGCCTTGCTGCTTCGCCGGGACCGGGCCGACGCCGCTTAG
- a CDS encoding tetratricopeptide repeat protein, which translates to MWLRCLPLALLLICGLATATPPQWTDAADETYATDERARIGVDHLEANGDYEAAYPWFLSAAEDGSPLASANLGWFYEEGLGVEQDGDRAVHWYGRAAETGAVRYSLHVAWIYLEGRLVGRDRAQAEQWFRFGIERDLPQAKLALGSVYYADILGGREGLGPEAEALLLDALEDGMVYATRFLGRMYLDGIGVERDVARGLSAVRLGAESRDPDMQSLLALLLARGDVIEADPVEANKWAALAAAAGDEQAAELQHTLEQTMLSDDEKAESLERARVWAEEQSVPAP; encoded by the coding sequence ATGTGGTTACGCTGTCTTCCGTTGGCGCTCCTGTTGATCTGCGGGCTGGCCACTGCCACCCCGCCCCAATGGACGGACGCGGCCGACGAGACCTACGCCACGGATGAACGTGCGCGGATCGGTGTGGACCATCTTGAGGCCAATGGTGATTACGAAGCCGCCTATCCGTGGTTTCTATCCGCCGCCGAAGACGGGTCGCCCCTGGCCAGCGCCAACCTGGGCTGGTTCTACGAGGAGGGCCTGGGCGTCGAGCAGGACGGCGACCGCGCTGTTCACTGGTACGGGCGGGCGGCTGAGACCGGAGCCGTCCGCTACAGCCTCCATGTGGCCTGGATCTACCTGGAAGGGCGACTGGTCGGGCGTGACCGGGCGCAGGCCGAGCAGTGGTTTCGTTTCGGCATAGAGCGGGATTTACCACAGGCCAAACTGGCCCTGGGATCGGTGTACTACGCTGATATTCTTGGCGGCCGGGAAGGCCTGGGCCCTGAAGCCGAGGCCTTGCTGCTGGATGCCCTGGAAGACGGAATGGTTTACGCCACGCGATTCCTCGGTCGCATGTATCTGGACGGCATCGGTGTGGAGCGTGACGTTGCCCGGGGCCTGAGCGCGGTGCGGCTGGGTGCGGAGTCGCGGGACCCGGATATGCAATCACTGCTCGCCCTGCTGCTGGCCCGGGGTGACGTCATTGAGGCCGATCCGGTGGAGGCGAACAAGTGGGCCGCCCTGGCAGCGGCAGCGGGTGATGAGCAGGCTGCAGAACTGCAACACACCCTGGAGCAGACCATGCTTTCTGACGACGAGAAGGCGGAATCCCTTGAGCGGGCGCGGGTCTGGGCTGAGGAGCAGTCAGTGCCGGCACCCTGA
- a CDS encoding phosphoadenylyl-sulfate reductase → MASTAQQAVRPAPNHDDYQSLQGVSQELERLSAEDRVSWGLERFCGRIVLSSSFGAQSAVSLHLVTSQRPDIPVVLVDTGYLFPETYRFIDTLTERLRLNLQVFRPELSPAWQEARYGRLWEAGTQGIDRYNRINKVEPMRRALSDLGADAWFAGLRRQQAGSRATRSVVEQQNGRIKIHPIIDWTDRDVYQYLKGHGLPYHPLWHEGYVSIGDVHTTRRITADMSEEETRFFGLKRECGLHELV, encoded by the coding sequence ATGGCGTCCACAGCCCAACAGGCAGTCCGCCCAGCGCCGAACCATGATGACTACCAGTCTCTGCAGGGGGTGAGTCAGGAACTGGAACGACTCTCAGCTGAAGACCGGGTCAGCTGGGGGCTTGAGCGTTTCTGCGGTCGTATCGTGCTGAGTTCCAGCTTCGGTGCCCAGTCGGCTGTGTCGCTGCACTTGGTGACGTCGCAGCGGCCGGATATCCCAGTGGTACTCGTTGATACCGGTTATCTGTTTCCGGAAACCTACCGTTTTATCGATACCCTGACGGAGCGCCTGCGGTTGAATCTGCAGGTATTCCGCCCGGAACTGTCCCCAGCCTGGCAGGAGGCGCGCTATGGCAGACTGTGGGAGGCGGGCACACAGGGAATTGATCGATACAACCGCATCAACAAGGTCGAGCCCATGCGTCGGGCCCTCAGCGACCTGGGTGCCGACGCCTGGTTTGCCGGCTTGCGCCGGCAGCAGGCGGGCAGCCGTGCCACTCGCAGTGTGGTCGAGCAGCAGAACGGCCGCATCAAGATTCATCCCATCATCGACTGGACGGACCGCGACGTTTACCAGTACCTGAAAGGGCACGGGCTTCCCTATCATCCGCTGTGGCACGAGGGTTACGTCTCGATCGGCGACGTTCACACTACCCGTCGCATCACTGCGGACATGAGCGAAGAGGAAACCCGCTTCTTCGGCCTGAAGCGTGAGTGCGGATTGCATGAGTTGGTGTGA
- a CDS encoding ATP-binding cassette domain-containing protein: MNSSINLVDAPAATVSAADAAIVTARGLTKRYGETEVVRGIDLDVRPGECFGLLGPNGAGKTTTLRMLLGLTPPTDGTLEVLGEPVPSRAREARVRIGIVPQADNLDPDFTVRENLVTYASYFGYKPAEVADRIDDLLRFANLEGRADSPIQALSGGMKRRLSLARALINDPALVVLDEPSTGLDPQARQHIWQRLLALLSRGCTLILTTHYMEEAERLCDRLAIVDDGRIVASGSPRELVAEHIEPHVFELRGADAERWHREGEQLADRAERVGDTLLLYAVDPEPVHAALNADASLRYWHRPANLEDVFLRLTGRDLRD, translated from the coding sequence ATGAATAGCTCAATCAATCTGGTAGACGCCCCCGCTGCGACTGTGTCGGCTGCCGATGCGGCCATTGTCACGGCCCGTGGCCTCACCAAGCGCTATGGCGAGACTGAGGTGGTGAGAGGCATCGATCTGGATGTGCGTCCGGGAGAGTGCTTCGGGCTGCTCGGTCCCAACGGCGCGGGCAAGACCACAACCCTGCGCATGCTGCTCGGGCTCACCCCGCCCACTGACGGCACCCTTGAGGTGCTGGGCGAGCCCGTCCCATCCCGTGCCCGGGAGGCCCGCGTGCGCATCGGCATCGTTCCCCAGGCGGATAACCTGGATCCGGATTTCACCGTTCGCGAGAACCTGGTCACCTATGCCAGCTACTTCGGCTACAAGCCCGCTGAGGTGGCGGACCGTATCGACGATCTGCTGCGTTTCGCCAACCTGGAGGGGCGGGCGGATTCGCCGATTCAGGCACTGTCCGGCGGCATGAAGCGTCGACTGTCCCTGGCGCGGGCGCTGATCAACGATCCGGCCCTGGTGGTGCTCGATGAGCCGAGCACAGGGCTCGATCCCCAGGCGCGTCAGCATATCTGGCAGCGCTTGCTGGCCCTGCTCTCCCGGGGCTGCACGCTCATTCTGACCACGCACTACATGGAAGAGGCCGAGCGGCTTTGTGATCGCCTGGCCATCGTGGACGACGGCCGCATCGTCGCGAGCGGCAGTCCACGCGAACTGGTGGCAGAACACATCGAGCCCCATGTGTTCGAGTTGCGCGGTGCCGATGCAGAGCGCTGGCACCGGGAGGGGGAGCAGCTGGCCGACCGGGCCGAGCGGGTCGGGGATACGCTGCTGTTGTATGCGGTGGATCCCGAGCCGGTGCATGCCGCGCTGAACGCCGATGCCAGCCTGCGCTACTGGCACCGCCCGGCCAATCTGGAAGATGTCTTCCTGCGGCTGACCGGCCGTGATCTGCGGGACTGA
- a CDS encoding LEA type 2 family protein, which translates to MILRGALAILTFAAVLLGGCAALQPEIKEPTYKLDSVELLQLGLTEQRFRLTLLVDNPNNRALPVRELRYSVDLEGIPLADGKSEERFTLPANTELPVHLEVRTRLLQSLPELMQKMDGSTRQLAYELRGEVDYGTLIRGTRPFERRGRLTLDL; encoded by the coding sequence ATGATCCTACGCGGCGCACTCGCAATTCTCACCTTTGCCGCTGTTCTACTCGGCGGTTGCGCAGCCCTGCAACCGGAGATCAAGGAACCGACCTACAAGCTGGACAGCGTGGAATTGCTGCAACTCGGGCTCACGGAACAGCGCTTTCGGCTGACCTTGCTGGTGGACAACCCCAACAACCGCGCGCTGCCGGTGCGGGAGCTGCGCTACTCGGTGGATCTGGAGGGCATTCCGCTGGCTGACGGCAAGTCGGAAGAGCGCTTTACCCTGCCGGCCAATACCGAGCTGCCCGTTCACCTTGAGGTGCGCACGAGACTGCTGCAATCCCTGCCCGAGTTGATGCAGAAGATGGACGGAAGTACCCGGCAGCTCGCCTATGAACTGCGCGGCGAGGTCGATTACGGTACGCTGATCCGCGGGACACGGCCATTCGAGCGCCGGGGACGGCTGACGCTGGATTTATAG